In the Pedosphaera parvula Ellin514 genome, one interval contains:
- a CDS encoding LamG-like jellyroll fold domain-containing protein: MKLNRTLLISRRPLLAATLALLATSSAYADYPSTVVNDGPLAYYRLSELPPQDVATNSGSGGTALNGIHSSDVQHWATGALVGNGNKAAGYNGASTGTTVPYSASVNPQGPFTVELWVKPNSIPNSAGTPCPISSAQFSGNRSGWQIRERDTGYQFVLYNHAGSGTAANVLGGGTPSTTSWTHLVGVYDGTTAYLYVNGALASSSSAPGFVANDNSGGAGPLTVGFRSSLDNAFDGAVDEAAVYTSVLSASQILAHYQNGTSASPGTPYNTLVLTANPIVYLRLDETGRDVDPAYNRGSLGSLGDGIHHVGVIHAVPGALAGSTNTAVTYQGIDQQSDDGGSPTTVDYNPALNPSGSFSVEAWLLPTIEGLGNAQCPMVNRFIDANGNRFGWDFFQRTSGEGWNFRMFNNGTGSSGTKAYDITGGSYTVGAWCHLVAVYNAPAHSATLYLNGVQVAQQTTPDGSYFPNTVSPLAIGSFPDITSGNGYENPFIGSIDEFALYSSALTATQVLNHYNNGLNASRSTPYETLVASDGAVEYLRMDEPTHNLATNSGTLGTAAVGIYSHTGDAVAGPRPPAYAGFSANNVARNFDGISSYVELSNPDGLNFYGQITVEAWIQPAASQNGEAYIIAHGGNNDFTAEDALRIENGTYQVLSYDGNGHDTGFSVPSADLGTAGWVHLAGTYDGGNWNLYRNGVLVSSNADFTGQLPVANANWAIGARGRWKTFMDTLDRQFKGGIDEPAIYNYALAPGNIQAHYFMGKYGTTNPPPNFLSQPVSRTEYAGGAVVFNAGAEGGSPLSYQWKRNGAPISGATDSTLGLINVQPGDAANYSVTVSNPVGTTNSAAATLTVLTPNAYGAIVMADQPVAYYPLNETSGTVARDLAGIYDGTYQSNPTLGTPGATAYTGSSVAFDGSSQYVLIGNPDGLNFTGLITMEAWIKPSASDGNRNILEHGYNLSPFQEVVLRIQDGNYQVNSWDGTDHIINVPMSAGDLNNWVHLVGTYDGVNWNLYRNGALIGSQAYDTGAILVNGGWGIGAGTHAGDQRFFPGNIDEVALYNHALSADRVQTHYLTGIYGLASLTVTRSGNTTVLNWPAGILQQADLVTGPYTDVAGAISPYTAPAGPAKKFYRLRF; the protein is encoded by the coding sequence ATGAAATTGAACCGAACCTTGCTCATCTCGAGGAGGCCGTTGTTGGCAGCAACCCTGGCGCTACTCGCAACCTCTTCAGCTTACGCCGACTATCCTTCCACCGTCGTGAATGACGGTCCACTTGCCTATTACCGGTTAAGTGAGCTTCCACCTCAAGATGTGGCTACCAATAGTGGCAGTGGTGGAACAGCCTTGAATGGCATTCACTCCTCAGACGTGCAGCACTGGGCAACAGGCGCACTTGTGGGCAATGGAAACAAGGCGGCAGGTTATAACGGAGCATCTACAGGAACCACAGTTCCTTACTCAGCCAGCGTGAACCCGCAAGGCCCTTTCACGGTTGAGTTATGGGTCAAACCGAATAGCATACCCAACTCTGCAGGCACACCCTGTCCGATTTCTTCCGCACAGTTCAGCGGAAACCGCTCCGGCTGGCAAATTCGGGAGCGTGATACTGGGTACCAGTTCGTGCTGTATAACCATGCCGGATCAGGCACTGCGGCCAATGTTCTGGGTGGCGGCACACCTTCGACCACTTCATGGACCCACTTGGTGGGCGTGTATGACGGCACCACTGCCTATTTGTATGTCAACGGAGCTCTGGCAAGTTCATCCAGCGCCCCGGGTTTTGTCGCAAACGACAATTCTGGTGGGGCCGGACCATTGACTGTTGGGTTCCGAAGCAGCCTGGATAACGCCTTTGACGGCGCAGTGGACGAAGCGGCGGTTTATACCTCTGTCCTGTCCGCCTCTCAAATTCTGGCTCATTATCAGAATGGCACCAGTGCCTCGCCCGGTACGCCGTATAACACACTCGTGCTCACCGCCAATCCCATCGTCTATTTGCGTTTGGATGAAACGGGCCGTGATGTTGATCCGGCATACAATCGCGGAAGCCTCGGATCATTGGGTGACGGCATTCATCATGTGGGAGTGATTCACGCTGTTCCTGGAGCACTTGCAGGCAGCACCAACACCGCAGTCACCTATCAGGGAATTGATCAACAGTCGGATGATGGCGGATCGCCAACCACTGTTGATTATAATCCTGCGCTGAATCCGAGTGGTTCTTTCTCCGTGGAAGCCTGGCTCCTTCCGACCATCGAGGGTCTTGGTAATGCACAATGCCCAATGGTCAACCGGTTCATTGATGCCAATGGCAACCGATTCGGTTGGGATTTCTTTCAGCGCACCTCGGGCGAGGGTTGGAACTTCCGAATGTTCAACAATGGGACCGGCAGTTCCGGCACCAAGGCATACGATATCACTGGTGGCTCCTACACCGTGGGTGCATGGTGCCATCTGGTTGCCGTTTATAACGCTCCTGCCCATTCAGCGACGCTCTACCTCAACGGTGTACAGGTCGCTCAGCAGACCACACCTGATGGCAGTTACTTCCCCAACACGGTGTCTCCCCTCGCCATTGGTAGTTTTCCTGATATAACGAGTGGAAACGGTTATGAAAATCCTTTTATTGGTTCCATTGACGAATTCGCACTTTATAGCAGTGCGTTGACAGCAACACAGGTTTTGAACCATTACAACAACGGTCTCAATGCCTCACGCTCCACCCCTTACGAAACGCTCGTTGCTTCAGACGGTGCTGTCGAATACTTGCGGATGGATGAACCAACTCACAACCTTGCAACCAACAGTGGCACTCTGGGCACGGCAGCTGTCGGCATCTATTCGCACACCGGCGACGCTGTCGCTGGACCTCGGCCTCCGGCTTACGCTGGTTTTTCGGCCAACAACGTTGCTCGCAATTTCGATGGCATCAGCAGTTACGTTGAATTGAGCAATCCTGATGGATTGAACTTCTACGGTCAGATCACAGTGGAAGCCTGGATCCAACCTGCAGCCTCCCAAAATGGCGAAGCCTACATTATCGCCCACGGCGGCAACAACGACTTCACTGCCGAAGATGCCCTGCGCATCGAAAATGGCACCTATCAGGTTTTGTCATATGATGGCAATGGTCATGACACTGGTTTCAGTGTTCCTTCCGCTGATTTAGGCACGGCCGGTTGGGTCCATCTGGCAGGCACCTATGATGGTGGGAACTGGAATCTTTATCGCAACGGTGTTTTGGTCTCGTCGAATGCAGATTTCACGGGCCAGTTGCCAGTTGCCAACGCGAACTGGGCCATCGGTGCACGCGGCCGTTGGAAAACATTCATGGACACCCTCGACCGTCAGTTCAAGGGTGGCATAGATGAGCCAGCCATTTATAACTACGCGCTGGCCCCGGGCAACATCCAGGCTCATTATTTTATGGGAAAATACGGCACCACCAATCCTCCGCCAAACTTCCTCTCTCAACCCGTTTCGCGCACAGAATATGCCGGTGGCGCGGTCGTGTTTAATGCTGGTGCCGAGGGTGGTTCACCTTTGAGTTATCAATGGAAGAGGAACGGCGCACCGATTTCAGGCGCGACCGACTCAACCCTTGGTTTGATCAATGTCCAACCGGGCGACGCAGCGAATTACAGTGTGACCGTAAGCAATCCGGTCGGCACCACCAACAGCGCGGCCGCCACGCTCACCGTGTTGACCCCAAACGCCTATGGCGCCATCGTGATGGCAGACCAACCGGTTGCCTATTATCCGTTAAACGAAACCAGTGGTACGGTCGCTCGTGATCTGGCAGGCATTTATGACGGCACCTACCAGAGCAATCCAACTCTGGGTACACCCGGAGCCACTGCTTACACCGGCAGCTCGGTAGCCTTTGATGGGTCCAGTCAGTACGTCCTGATTGGCAATCCGGATGGATTGAACTTTACCGGCCTGATCACCATGGAAGCCTGGATCAAACCTTCGGCCAGTGACGGAAACCGGAATATTCTCGAACATGGCTACAACTTAAGTCCTTTCCAGGAAGTGGTTCTTCGCATTCAGGATGGGAATTACCAGGTCAATTCATGGGATGGCACAGACCATATCATCAATGTCCCCATGTCCGCGGGAGATTTGAACAACTGGGTCCACCTCGTTGGCACTTATGATGGTGTGAATTGGAACCTTTATCGTAACGGTGCCCTCATTGGCTCACAGGCTTATGATACAGGCGCAATCCTCGTTAATGGTGGTTGGGGAATCGGGGCAGGTACTCACGCCGGAGATCAGCGCTTCTTCCCGGGCAATATCGATGAGGTTGCTCTCTACAACCACGCGCTATCAGCAGATCGTGTTCAAACGCACTATCTGACTGGCATATACGGGCTCGCGTCCCTCACAGTCACGCGCTCGGGAAATACAACGGTTCTCAACTGGCCTGCAGGCATTCTACAACAAGCCGATTTGGTCACCGGACCTTACACTGATGTCGCAGGCGCCATCTCGCCTTATACAGCTCCGGCTGGACCAGCGAAGAAATTCTATCGCCTGCGGTTTTAA
- the mtnP gene encoding S-methyl-5'-thioadenosine phosphorylase produces MAANRIGIIGGSGLYHIEGFTNQKWVKVKTPFGAPSDDFLTGELNGREVVFLPRHGRGHRILPGELNYRANIYGMKKLGVQWIISVSAVGSLQAKYKPCDVVLVDQFLDRTKNAAGHTFFGKGIVAHVAFADPIAEELRRILLKSARKLKARVHDGGTYVNMEGPAFSTRAESITNHKMGYDVVGMTNLGEAKCAREAEMAYATMAMITDYDCWKVDEAHVTVEMVIENLTKNAAMAKDVVKDAIANIPTEANWPCHSALHNAIMTDKKVWPAKTKNDLKLLLQKYL; encoded by the coding sequence ATGGCAGCAAATCGCATTGGCATCATCGGAGGCAGCGGCCTCTATCACATCGAAGGCTTCACCAATCAAAAGTGGGTCAAGGTAAAAACGCCCTTTGGCGCTCCGTCAGATGATTTTCTTACGGGTGAATTAAACGGACGCGAAGTGGTCTTTCTGCCGCGTCACGGACGCGGGCATCGCATCCTCCCGGGGGAATTGAATTACCGCGCGAATATTTACGGCATGAAAAAGCTGGGCGTGCAATGGATCATCAGCGTCAGTGCTGTGGGTTCCTTGCAGGCGAAATATAAGCCTTGCGATGTGGTGCTCGTGGATCAGTTTCTAGACCGGACGAAGAATGCGGCGGGACACACATTCTTTGGCAAAGGCATTGTGGCGCATGTGGCGTTTGCTGATCCCATTGCGGAGGAGTTGCGTAGGATTTTGTTGAAGAGTGCGCGCAAATTAAAGGCGCGGGTGCATGACGGTGGCACGTACGTGAATATGGAAGGTCCGGCGTTCAGCACGCGTGCCGAATCAATCACCAATCATAAGATGGGGTATGACGTGGTCGGCATGACGAATTTGGGTGAAGCCAAATGTGCCCGTGAAGCAGAAATGGCCTATGCGACCATGGCAATGATCACCGATTATGATTGCTGGAAAGTGGACGAGGCGCATGTAACGGTTGAGATGGTAATCGAGAATCTTACCAAAAACGCGGCGATGGCAAAAGATGTGGTCAAGGACGCGATCGCCAACATTCCAACCGAAGCGAACTGGCCATGTCACAGTGCGCTACACAACGCGATAATGACTGACAAGAAGGTTTGGCCTGCAAAGACCAAAAACGATTTGAAGCTCCTGTTGCAGAAGTATCTTTAG
- a CDS encoding DUF6268 family outer membrane beta-barrel protein, protein MKKRTLVSTTVLTFCVSLAPSFAAELESPTTKPSDTPGGDVSSNLPKLERIGGPLRLNAYVNSSYVAAGNVKFLGFNFGSSDAASASLVVNTDIPINDEWFIPAGLVSDNFFLGTDTFAPVPERINTLRFSTGAGYKLNDQWTIVGTLSPLLYNLEQINSNDIGLAGAGYATYKFSPDLVFTFGLVINPDGEWPVFPIGGLIWNINKDFGLDLTLPKPRFVYHANPNLNLYVGGELKATTFRTTDQIAKQIGTAAFNNALGTYRDFHVGVGVEYKITPGVGLYLDGGYSVGREINYTRIDETVKFDPAPYVQGAVRCRF, encoded by the coding sequence ATGAAGAAGCGAACACTTGTCTCAACCACCGTACTCACCTTCTGTGTCTCACTGGCTCCCAGCTTTGCTGCCGAACTCGAAAGCCCTACAACCAAACCATCCGACACGCCAGGCGGGGATGTCTCCTCCAACCTGCCCAAGCTGGAACGCATCGGCGGTCCACTCAGGTTAAATGCCTACGTGAACTCCTCCTATGTGGCCGCTGGCAACGTAAAATTTCTCGGATTTAATTTCGGTAGTTCCGATGCCGCCTCAGCCAGTTTGGTCGTCAATACCGATATTCCAATCAATGACGAATGGTTTATTCCCGCCGGACTTGTTTCGGATAATTTTTTCCTGGGAACTGACACCTTCGCTCCCGTTCCTGAACGAATCAACACTCTTCGCTTCAGCACCGGTGCTGGTTACAAGCTAAATGATCAATGGACCATCGTCGGCACTCTCAGCCCGCTGCTCTACAACCTGGAACAAATCAACAGCAATGACATCGGTCTCGCAGGCGCAGGTTACGCGACCTACAAGTTCAGCCCCGATCTGGTTTTCACCTTTGGACTCGTAATCAATCCCGATGGTGAATGGCCTGTATTCCCGATCGGCGGCCTCATCTGGAATATCAACAAGGACTTTGGTCTCGACCTTACCCTGCCCAAGCCGCGCTTCGTCTATCATGCCAATCCCAATCTGAACCTGTACGTGGGTGGAGAACTCAAAGCCACGACCTTCCGCACAACCGACCAAATTGCAAAGCAAATTGGCACCGCGGCTTTTAACAACGCTCTTGGCACCTATCGCGATTTCCATGTTGGCGTCGGCGTGGAATATAAAATCACACCGGGTGTCGGACTGTATCTCGACGGCGGCTATTCCGTTGGTCGTGAAATCAATTACACACGGATCGACGAGACGGTGAAATTTGATCCCGCCCCGTACGTACAGGGCGCGGTGCGTTGCCGGTTTTAA
- a CDS encoding HlyD family secretion protein gives MSNTTELPKEPDAINKPIAANGESRGLDSNKQRSNRKAVRWVIFSVVILGVLAWVGNFVYHAFLYEETDDAYVAGHVHQVSPEVDGRVKEVLVKENQTVKAGDVLVRLDPLEYEIGLQKAEANLAQASAQALQAKAAVSQAGAQLLEAQSHAVQAEAQVRQTSAQLELAGHNQERNLQLQTSNGAISKSDVDATHSALDSAQAAADAATANLNAIKAGVTAAQAQRESAEAMEVAAKAAIAADEAAVREAKRKLSYTAIVAPADGRIGNKNVEPGNRVQSGQTLFAMVEPEVWIVANFKETQLAKMHAGQSVDISIDAVPGKTFHGVLDSLAPASGAQFALLPPDNATGNFTKVVQRVPVRISFEQGSVRELMDQLRPGLSTIINVRVR, from the coding sequence ATGAGTAACACAACAGAACTTCCCAAAGAGCCGGACGCAATCAACAAGCCGATTGCTGCAAACGGTGAAAGCCGGGGATTGGATTCGAACAAGCAACGGTCCAACCGGAAAGCCGTGCGGTGGGTGATCTTTTCCGTGGTGATCCTGGGGGTGCTGGCGTGGGTCGGGAATTTTGTTTATCACGCCTTTCTCTACGAGGAGACCGATGATGCCTACGTCGCCGGACATGTGCATCAAGTGAGCCCGGAAGTTGATGGACGCGTGAAAGAGGTTTTGGTGAAAGAAAACCAGACGGTCAAGGCGGGTGACGTGTTGGTGCGACTTGATCCCTTGGAGTATGAAATCGGACTCCAAAAAGCCGAGGCCAATCTCGCGCAGGCTTCGGCCCAGGCATTGCAGGCAAAGGCAGCGGTAAGTCAGGCCGGAGCACAACTGTTGGAAGCCCAATCACACGCAGTGCAAGCCGAGGCCCAGGTGCGTCAAACCAGCGCGCAACTCGAACTCGCAGGTCATAATCAGGAACGCAACCTCCAGTTGCAAACCAGCAATGGCGCCATCTCGAAATCCGATGTTGACGCGACTCACAGTGCCTTGGATTCGGCGCAAGCCGCTGCTGATGCCGCCACGGCGAATCTCAATGCGATTAAGGCCGGCGTGACTGCAGCGCAGGCACAACGCGAATCCGCTGAAGCAATGGAAGTTGCAGCCAAAGCGGCGATTGCAGCTGATGAGGCCGCTGTCCGCGAAGCCAAACGCAAGTTGTCTTATACAGCGATTGTGGCACCGGCTGATGGTCGTATCGGCAATAAGAACGTCGAGCCCGGCAACCGCGTGCAATCAGGGCAGACTTTATTTGCGATGGTGGAACCTGAGGTTTGGATTGTTGCCAACTTCAAGGAAACACAACTGGCCAAAATGCATGCTGGTCAATCAGTTGATATTTCGATTGATGCCGTGCCGGGAAAAACTTTTCACGGCGTGCTGGACAGCCTGGCACCTGCGAGCGGGGCGCAATTTGCCTTGTTGCCGCCGGACAACGCCACGGGCAACTTTACGAAAGTGGTGCAACGCGTTCCGGTTCGGATTTCCTTTGAACAAGGAAGTGTCCGGGAGTTGATGGACCAGTTGCGTCCCGGACTTTCCACAATTATTAACGTGCGCGTGCGTTAA
- a CDS encoding DHA2 family efflux MFS transporter permease subunit has translation MLKWVIALTVALGAILEVIDTSIVNVALPDIRGNLGATLSEAGWVSTGYACANVVIIPLTAWLSDRFGKKRYFIFSLAGFTLASMLCGMATNLTMLVIARVLQGLAGGGLLAKAQSMLFETFPREQQGAAQGVFGIGVISGPALGPVLGGYLTDTLGWRWIFFINLPVGIFAVLMAMIFLPNDRSEERKSSSVDWWGIGLLAVGLACFQTMLEEGQQEDWFNSRFITAMGIGSLLGLSLFIWRELTTEHPAVDLRVLRFKSLAAGSTYSLIFGMGIYGVVFAIPVFVQDYLHYTAEQSGLLQMPGAIAAAVTMIAMGKLSGKYDARLLICTGALITVGTAIVLSGINPNTGVSSLFWPLIWRSIGSVMIFLPLSLATLGSLPKNKIAAGAGFYNLTRQLGSSIGIALITTMLAHRQATHRAVLVERVNVFSPQAVSRLHLLGAAFTRHSADPVFVRHQSLQAVDSIINGQAALKSYADIFMYVGLAFIVSLPLLLLLNSGKTKSDAGAAVH, from the coding sequence ATGCTCAAGTGGGTCATTGCCTTGACCGTGGCACTGGGTGCGATTCTCGAAGTGATCGATACCAGCATCGTAAATGTCGCGTTGCCGGATATTCGAGGCAACCTGGGTGCGACACTTTCCGAAGCGGGCTGGGTTTCGACTGGTTACGCCTGCGCGAACGTGGTGATCATTCCCCTGACGGCATGGTTGAGCGATCGGTTTGGCAAGAAACGCTACTTCATATTTTCGCTGGCGGGCTTCACCCTGGCCTCCATGTTATGCGGAATGGCGACCAACCTCACCATGTTGGTGATCGCACGCGTTCTGCAAGGTTTGGCTGGAGGAGGTTTGTTGGCAAAAGCGCAATCGATGTTGTTCGAAACCTTTCCGCGCGAACAGCAGGGGGCGGCACAGGGAGTATTTGGAATCGGAGTCATTTCCGGACCGGCGCTGGGGCCGGTGTTGGGCGGCTATTTAACGGACACTCTCGGTTGGCGCTGGATTTTTTTCATTAATCTGCCAGTCGGAATTTTCGCGGTATTGATGGCGATGATTTTCCTGCCCAATGACCGGAGCGAAGAAAGAAAGTCTTCGAGCGTGGACTGGTGGGGAATTGGTTTGCTGGCGGTGGGATTGGCCTGTTTCCAAACCATGCTGGAAGAGGGGCAACAGGAGGATTGGTTCAATTCGCGGTTTATCACGGCGATGGGGATTGGCAGCTTGCTTGGCTTGTCTTTGTTCATCTGGCGGGAACTAACCACCGAGCACCCGGCCGTGGATTTAAGAGTTCTGCGATTTAAGTCACTTGCCGCCGGCAGCACCTACTCGCTGATTTTTGGCATGGGAATTTATGGAGTGGTGTTTGCGATTCCCGTTTTCGTGCAGGATTACCTGCATTATACCGCCGAGCAAAGCGGGTTGCTGCAAATGCCGGGAGCAATAGCGGCAGCGGTGACAATGATTGCCATGGGGAAACTATCCGGAAAATACGACGCTCGTTTGCTCATCTGCACGGGAGCATTGATCACAGTGGGAACTGCCATTGTTTTGTCCGGGATCAATCCTAATACTGGAGTTTCCAGTCTTTTCTGGCCACTCATCTGGCGCAGCATTGGCAGTGTCATGATTTTCCTGCCTTTAAGCCTGGCAACGCTCGGCAGTCTGCCGAAAAATAAAATCGCTGCGGGAGCCGGCTTTTACAATCTCACCCGTCAATTGGGCAGCAGCATTGGCATCGCTCTGATCACCACCATGCTGGCCCATCGTCAAGCGACGCACCGCGCAGTACTCGTTGAACGGGTGAATGTTTTCAGCCCGCAGGCGGTGTCGCGGTTACATCTGCTGGGTGCAGCGTTCACACGCCACAGCGCGGATCCGGTTTTCGTGCGTCATCAATCTTTGCAGGCAGTGGATAGCATCATCAACGGTCAGGCGGCGTTGAAATCCTACGCCGACATTTTCATGTATGTTGGCCTTGCCTTCATCGTTTCACTCCCGCTATTGCTGCTGCTCAACAGTGGCAAAACGAAAAGCGATGCCGGAGCCGCAGTTCATTAA
- a CDS encoding TetR/AcrR family transcriptional regulator gives MQSGKPDIARCTPTQQRLLEAAARVYARDGLDGATTREIAREAGVNEVTLFRLFGSKEKLLAAVVGRTFDAEQSGTKPSLPQATGNLRKDLANYVRLYEALLTENLPLIRTLIGEIHRHRDQERKVADGIFRPLRTELINRLREAAANGQLRENVDPAVTVDLLGGMVFTGVLRRSTPNKPTEYTPADYQATCVEILARGIERVVDSQ, from the coding sequence ATGCAGTCAGGTAAACCAGATATTGCCCGGTGCACTCCCACGCAACAGCGACTCCTTGAAGCCGCTGCGCGTGTCTATGCTCGTGATGGTTTGGATGGTGCTACCACCCGGGAAATTGCGCGTGAAGCCGGGGTGAACGAAGTAACCCTGTTCCGATTGTTTGGTTCCAAGGAAAAGCTGCTGGCGGCCGTGGTTGGGCGGACCTTCGATGCTGAACAGAGCGGGACGAAACCTTCGTTGCCGCAAGCCACCGGCAACTTGCGGAAAGACCTCGCGAATTATGTACGGCTTTATGAAGCGCTGCTCACGGAAAATCTGCCGTTGATCCGCACGCTCATTGGCGAGATACACCGTCATCGAGATCAGGAGAGAAAAGTGGCCGATGGCATTTTTCGACCCTTGCGCACGGAATTGATAAATCGACTGAGAGAGGCCGCTGCGAACGGACAGTTGCGGGAAAACGTCGATCCGGCCGTAACCGTGGATCTGCTGGGAGGAATGGTTTTTACCGGCGTGCTGCGTCGTTCCACGCCGAACAAGCCGACTGAATATACTCCTGCCGATTATCAGGCTACCTGCGTTGAGATACTGGCGCGCGGAATCGAAAGGGTGGTTGACAGCCAGTGA